From a single Tursiops truncatus isolate mTurTru1 chromosome 20, mTurTru1.mat.Y, whole genome shotgun sequence genomic region:
- the RPL38 gene encoding large ribosomal subunit protein eL38, giving the protein MPRKIEEIKDFLLTARRKDAKSVKIKKNKDNVKFKVRCSRYLYTLVITDKEKAEKLKQSLPPGLAVKELK; this is encoded by the exons ATG CCTCGCAAAATTGAGGAAATTAAGGACTTTCTGCTCACAGCCAGGCGAAAGGACGCCAAAT CGGTCAAGATcaagaaaaataaggataatgtGAAGTTTAAGGTTCGATGTAGCAGGTACCTTTACACCTTGGTCATCACAGACAAAGAGAAGGCGGAGAAGCTGAAGCAGTCCCTGCCCCCAG GTTTGGCAGTGAAGGAGCTGAAATGA